The uncultured Sunxiuqinia sp. genome contains a region encoding:
- the metF gene encoding methylenetetrahydrofolate reductase [NAD(P)H], with product MKVSDIINNSDKTVFSFELLPPLKGNDASNIYRTIENLIDYDPKYINITTHRDEMVFKELPDGTIEKRTVRKRPGTVAIAAAIQHKYGIPVVPHILCGGFSKSETEHVLIDLNFMGIKNVLALRGDGLKTDHIFRPNPDGNGNANELVEQIVNLREGKYLEPDLKNNSPLDFCIGVAGYPEKHFESPNFDTDMDRLKQKVGAGADYIVTQMFFDNQVYYNFVEKCRANGITVPIIPGVKPINMKSQLTVLPKIFAIDLPQELSTELAKCKNNDDAKIVGTEWAIHQSKDLVAHNVPSLHMYTYGVSDNARKIVEAVF from the coding sequence ATGAAAGTTAGCGACATCATCAACAACAGCGATAAAACGGTTTTTTCGTTTGAGCTGCTCCCTCCCCTTAAGGGAAATGATGCAAGTAATATTTACAGGACGATTGAAAATCTGATTGATTATGATCCGAAGTATATTAATATCACAACCCACCGCGATGAGATGGTTTTTAAAGAATTGCCGGATGGAACGATTGAAAAACGCACGGTTCGAAAACGTCCCGGAACAGTGGCTATTGCAGCAGCTATTCAACACAAATACGGGATTCCGGTAGTACCACATATTTTGTGCGGCGGTTTTTCGAAAAGCGAAACCGAACACGTGCTGATTGACCTGAACTTTATGGGAATCAAAAATGTGCTGGCTTTGCGTGGCGACGGCTTAAAAACAGACCATATTTTTCGTCCAAATCCGGATGGTAATGGAAATGCCAACGAGCTGGTGGAGCAGATTGTAAACCTCAGGGAAGGTAAATATTTAGAGCCGGATTTAAAGAATAATTCACCACTCGATTTTTGCATTGGGGTTGCTGGCTACCCCGAAAAGCACTTTGAATCACCCAACTTTGATACAGACATGGATCGCCTGAAACAAAAAGTTGGGGCTGGTGCTGATTACATTGTTACTCAAATGTTTTTCGATAATCAGGTGTATTACAACTTTGTAGAAAAATGCCGGGCAAATGGAATTACAGTGCCGATTATTCCGGGAGTTAAGCCCATCAACATGAAAAGCCAGTTGACGGTATTGCCAAAAATATTTGCAATCGATCTTCCTCAAGAGTTGTCAACCGAGCTGGCAAAGTGTAAGAATAACGACGATGCCAAAATTGTAGGGACTGAATGGGCCATTCACCAATCCAAAGATTTGGTCGCGCACAATGTTCCAAGTTTGCATATGTACACTTACGGTGTTTCCGATAATGCACGAAAAATAGTTGAGGCGGTTTTCTAG